In the genome of Tripterygium wilfordii isolate XIE 37 chromosome 19, ASM1340144v1, whole genome shotgun sequence, one region contains:
- the LOC119985726 gene encoding exocyst complex component EXO70B1-like, which produces MATTTTSIGSGGEDRVLATAQQIMKSLNTPKEVREDMLLIFSSFDNRLSNITDFVNKAEEEDKSSSRSRFDAAEKAIFRLEESCTESSRHSLPCWEDSPDEAAEYLAAVDDILHLVENLAITSDNDMMDRAESAIQLAMSRLEEEFRHILIRNTVPLDADRLYGSIRRVSLSFTANDGEIDEDFESFGEVDNESRCFHERGATLGDDLCTDLIQADSVVELKEIADRMIRSGYEKECVQVYSNVRHDALDECLLILGIEKLSIEEVQRVDWKSLDEQMKKWIQAVKIAVRVLLTGEKRLCEQIFSGSDSAKEVCFNETAKGCVMLLLDYGEAVAIGKRSPEKLFRILDMYDALADVLPELLAMVTDEFLCNEAKGVLAGLGEAAIGTFVEFENAVKNESSRKPMLGGEIHPITRYVMNYIKLLVDYSDNLNALLESDDDKQDLYQNDDDNKLQQGSTSPFACRLLSLISMLESNLEEKSRLYEDSAMQYIFLMNNILYVVQKVKDSELGKLLGDHWVRKHRGLIRQYATSYLRATWSKALSCLKDEGIGGSTSNASKVALKERFKNFNANFEEIYRIQTAWKVPDPQLREELRISISEKVIPAYRSFMGRFGSQLESVRHSGKYIKYTPEDLESYLLDLFEGSPGVLHHLRRKST; this is translated from the coding sequence ATGGCCACAACTACTACGAGTATTGGAAGTGGAGGTGAGGACCGGGTTTTGGCTACGGCTCAGCAGATCATGAAGAGTCTCAATACGCCTAAGGAGGTACGTGAAGATATGCTCTTGATCTTCTCCAGCTTTGATAACCGCTTGTCGAACATCACCGATTTTGTCAATAAGGCTGAAGAGGAGGACAAATCGTCCTCCCGGTCCCGTTTCGATGCTGCCGAGAAGGCCATCTTCCGTTTGGAGGAATCTTGCACCGAGTCTTCCCGTCACTCCCTTCCCTGCTGGGAAGACTCGCCCGATGAGGCCGCTGAGTATCTGGCTGCGGTCGATGATATCCTACATCTTGTAGAAAATTTGGCTATCACTTCTGATAACGACATGATGGACCGTGCCGAGTCCGCTATCCAGTTGGCTATGTCGCGATTAGAGGAAGAATTTCGTCATATCTTGATTAGGAACACCGTTCCGCTTGATGCTGACCGGCTCTACGGCTCGATCAGAAGGGTTTCACTCTCTTTCACTGCCAATGATGGGGAAATTGATGAGGATTTTGAGAGTTTCGGGGAAGTTGATAACGAGAGCAGGTGTTTTCACGAGAGAGGAGCCACTTTGGGCGATGATTTGTGCACGGATTTGATACAAGCTGACTCTGTCGTGGAGTTGAAGGAGATTGCGGACAGGATGATTAGGTCCGGGTACGAAAAGGAGTGTGTTCAGGTTTATAGTAACGTGagacatgatgctttggatgaGTGTTTGTTGATTCTTGGTATTGAGAAGCTGAGCATTGAAGAGGTGCAGAGGGTTGATTGGAAGTCTTTAGATGAGCAGATGAAGAAGTGGATACAGGCAGTCAAGATAGCTGTCAGGGTTCTGCTGACTGGGGAAAAAAGGCTCTGTGAGCAGATTTTTAGTGGATCGGATTCTGCAAAAGAGGTTTGTTTCAATGAGACCGCCAAAGGGTGTGTTATGCTGTTACTGGATTATGGTGAGGCAGTAGCAATTGGAAAAAGGTCCCCTGAGAAACTTTTTAGGATTTTGGATATGTATGATGCCTTGGCAGATGTGCTACCAGAGTTGCTGGCAATGGTTACAGATGAATTTCTGTGTAATGAGGCTAAAGGAGTGCTTGCAGGACTTGGGGAGGCAGCTATAGGGACATTTGTGGAGTTTGAGAATGCCGTGAAGAATGAATCCTCGAGGAAGCCGATGCTAGGGGGTGAGATTCACCCGATAACCCGTTACGTAATGAATTATATTAAGTTGCTTGTGGATTATAGTGATAATTTGAATGCACTTTTAGAGAGTGATGATGATAAGCAGGATTTATATCAAAATGATGATGACAATAAATTGCAGCAAGGGAGCACGTCTCCCTTTGCTTGTAGGTTGTTATCGTTGATATCAATGTTGGAGTCCAATCTCGAGGAGAAGTCTAGATTGTATGAGGATAGTGCAATGCAATACATATTTTTGATGAATAACATTCTGTATGTGGTACAGAAAGTGAAGGATTCTGAGCTTGGAAAGCTTTTGGGAGATCATTGGGTTCGCAAGCATCGTGGACTGATACGACAATATGCAACAAGTTATCTTAGAGCTACTTGGAGCAAAGCGTTGTCTTGTTTGAAGGATGAAGGCATAGGTGGGAGCACTAGCAATGCCTCTAAGGTGGCTTTAAAGGAAAGGTTTAAGAATTTCAATGCAAACTTTGAGGAAATTTATAGGATTCAGACAGCTTGGAAGGTCCCCGATCCTCAACTCCGTGAGGAGCTTCGAATATCTATATCAGAGAAAGTTATCCCTGCATACCGCTCGTTTATGGGGAGGTTTGGAAGTCAGCTTGAGAGTGTAAGGCATTCTGGGAAATACATTAAGTATACACCTGAGGATTTAGAAAGTTATTTGCTGGATTTGTTTGAAGGATCCCCTGGTGTTCTGCACCACTTGAGAAGAAAGAGTACATAG